Part of the Natrinema salinisoli genome is shown below.
GCGCTACTCGGCGGTCCTCGCGGAATTGAAATCGTACACGTTGACCACCGATTGGCCGAGCAACCGCGTCGCAGCGGACCTGTCGACCATCGCGACGAACCTCGAGATCGTCGGGGATCGTGCCTGCTTCATCGCTGATGTCGTCGACCGCGAAGGCACCGGCCCGAATGGAATCGTCGGCGAGCGGATGGCAGACATCTTCGCGTCGGGTACGCAGATCAACGAGTACTTCTCGGAAATCCTGTTCGACTGTGAGCTCACGGTCCATCGACAGCTCCGCGATCAGGAGGAGACCGTCCACCGAGACTTAGACGAACTGTTTGAGCTCGTGACGGCGTACGATCCGGACATGTACGGCTATCTGGTGACGGTTACGCGGGCGCTCGAGCGAGCGATCTATTACTGGGTCGACGCCGCGGAACTAGCGGTGCAAATACACTCCGGCCATCAGCCGGATCAC
Proteins encoded:
- a CDS encoding PhoU family transcriptional regulator, whose amino-acid sequence is MSRRTWQRPLGTGGRDATRAQVVESIDRIAPETKEELARTVGISEQYLSELLQELKAEEIVQKGYVVDDAALYDNSRHISKLFDDDPDGAEIASDGETSDRGTEVLELLDRLESVTTRQYDAARAAFLGESAEHSAKTLESLTNERYSAVLAELKSYTLTTDWPSNRVAADLSTIATNLEIVGDRACFIADVVDREGTGPNGIVGERMADIFASGTQINEYFSEILFDCELTVHRQLRDQEETVHRDLDELFELVTAYDPDMYGYLVTVTRALERAIYYWVDAAELAVQIHSGHQPDHVEI